TAATTCTTTTAACTGATCccttctttttggaaatttttcgaaggtcatctttcgaccCGCGTGTCTCCCGAAAAAATCATTATAAatttgaatgtgatacatattctgatagagcgaCTCTTCTACTAATCAGTCTGAGAGTTTCATCCATGTCTGCAGAACCGTTCGTTTTTGTAATTCTTTTAACTGATCccttctttttggaaatttttcgaaggtcatctttcgaccCGCGTGTCTCCCGAAAAAATCATTATAAatttgaatgtgatacatattctgatagagcgaCTCTTCTACTAATCAGTCTGAGAGTTTCATCCATGTCTGCAGAACCGTTCGTTTTTGTAATTCTTTTAACTGATCccttctttttggaaatttttcgaaggtcatctttcgacccgcgtatctcccagaataATCATCGTACAGCTctaagtgatacatattctaaaagagctcAGAATTTAAGGAACGTATTCTCAACGTTCAACTCAATTCATTAGACTCCCCTACTGACGTCTAAAGTTCGACATCCTACCCAGCTCCATTATAGCTCAAATCGCGCATTTTTACCCGGTCATGCCTCCCAGAAATTCCCGGAAAACgggacacacacacacacgtcTTCCTCCTCCTcgtaaataaataaacaacgtGTACCCCGGGAAAAAAGCGCACTTCAGCGACGTGCGACCCGGAGAAGGAAGAATCAATACGGAAACGGCTAGGAGGGATATTCAAATTGGGAAATGGGAAAAAATCCCATCGTTTGTTATTACGGGGAGCTTTCGGGTATCGGGCGTCATGCGGCGGCAACGCGAGCTGTCAAACGGGCAGACTGTGTACACTTTTCGCCATTGGCTCGGCTCGGTACCCGGATCGGCGGCGTCTATAGCGTCGCGGCGCGATTTGATGGAGTTTTGCGACACGTTTGATTCCGCTTTTGTAACGGTAACCTCCTCGGAACAGGGCCGTATCGGCAGTTTTGAGACGCGAATATCCGTCGacgataataataatgaaatatctttgaaacgtcacattttgaaataaccatttcaaccgtttcccaaaaaaattattctgagtacttggaaatgataaaaaaattgggtattcaaaatttgaagcgtttcgtttcgattgcacaagttggcaacatcgactgaaatatgccttgataattaAGGACAACAAACACATTATCTTgttgagatagacaaagatggctgtctatgaagtctgcgacgagcgaggaaggtcgtaaaattttatgggatttttatggccggttgctgttgaggctcgccagtaagtaaatcaacagctgtgattttataaacaagctgatcggacattgttcttttcattgtctagtagaacctgttgccaaatcgtaaactctaaaCTCTTAAATTTtataacctcatatttgaagaaagattttgaatagtttccgcgttgaatttgaaaaaaatcatgaatgaaactcataattattcagtttaaacttgcatatgcagtgataacccaatttgaggagaatttcccatTGTCCGTTTTTGATGAGGGCCGGCCTGCCGGGCCAGACTGGCGAGCGCTTCAAGTTATAGTACTATACAGGCTGTATtagaaggtgaggctttttttcaatagaaggtagaactggtcaaaatgaagcgtttcaccaaaaatcacccattcaaaactttcaaaatgacgaagttgaaaaaaaatttaaaatgattgctgaaatagatcctaatacgactgTTTGTTAGATGAATTATAgaaaagcagtggaaaaaacatatctcctaattcgaccatgtggtttcgtttgggatattggctcgttcgatatttacgtggtaatgaaaatggaaacttaggattaccgaattgttctcatcattttttagtaacttacacgattttatgaaatggctcatttcgataacaactgacagaagagactcaggacacaagtgtaaaaaatagaatgaaatctcaccaataaaattcgtctaaattattcacgaattttttcacaatgggcatcacaatcttcttgttcgaacattccaacaatcgtcgttaaaatgggatgaaatggggaaacatcatagcactttttcaacacaactaacataagcactttcaagaaactgcctcgattttcaacatatttttttcaccctaaattgcaccaTACAACAATAATGATTCtcccaaaagtgacctgatgcatctaacccgatgaacttggtactgaaccattcatcgcccagccatatgtttatgttttgttccacagtcccgtacttggaattcaatgaaatttcgtcgaacttctaggggttgtatctcagccatcttggatattttatgtagacaatttttggttaaccGACTTATTTtcatgagttctaccttctgtcacctttgaaaacaccctgtataacacgCAGTTAACTACAAGTTGAACTGTACTACGTCACCGACCATATAAGGTCGGCCAGCCTACCTCGCTATGGTTTTAGTTTTAGTTTTCACAGTTTCTTGTTGTCTATTCCAAGATATTGTGTTATTAAATTGGTAGTTTATTATCAAATATTATGtttattttagaaaagagcgtatttGAACCGTTTGAAAGTAGTTTAGTCTTCGACCACAAGTGaactttcatttaaaattgTGTTATTCATGTATATCTAACGATCTATTCATTTGTTTCAGTATTACGAAATGTCCTATGGCCTTAATGTAGAAATGCACAAACAGGTAAGTGCTTTAAACACATACGTAACCACCTTAAACATGTTTTCATGAATATGATCAATTCCTTCATTGGCATTTTTGCCCTCAACTGTGAATTTCCGATGAATCTACCTAAGTTTCCTCAAACAATATTCTACATTGAACAAAATGTTCAATAGAACGACTTCATTCACGTTAATTCAACCTCGTCAAAGCAATTTTTCGCAGTTTACGAGTGGGTTGATGTTGTAAAAGGATACTTTGTGACAACTATTGCAATTCAACGATTAATACCACCGTTTCAATGATAGGCAAACGACGTATAATGGTCGATAATATCCGATCATAACATCGCGTTTGCTGGCAATTCTTACCGACCCAGAATGTTGGGTTACCTAAGAACTAAGTAAGGCACAACCTCAGTGACATGCCACTTTGATATGAGTGCCGTCAGATGACCAATATTACGTTTCATCACGTATAAACTTCAATCAATCTCAGAAACGTTCCAATTCTTCCCATTTCTCTTTCCAGACTGAAATAGCAAAACGCTTAAACGCAATCATCGCCCAAGTGCTGCCATTCCTGGCCCAAGAACACCAGCAATCGGTTGCGAGCGCAGTTGAGAGGGCCAAGCAAGTAACGATGACAGAACTGAATGCAATCATCGGGGTAAGTGAAGTAGAAGAATGCCATTTCCTCATTTGATCTTGCTTAGGCTGAATCGGACTACGATCGCTTAGATTTTCAGTTGAAATTGATTTATCGTTCTGTTTGTAAGTTGGGAGTTAGTGGGGTAGTTATTCTCTAGATCTATTCTTTTTATCAAAGTAATCTATGAACCCatgttgaaataatgaaaatcataaaaaataccGAAAAAAAAGGACAAGAAAGATGTTAACCATATTCAGAGTATTTAGTACTGCGAACAAGCGTTCAAATTCAATAATTCTCACACCCTTAGTAGGAGGGCACACccaagtagcgtagcactgaccaCTGACATgacacatacatgacaaaggcgattcataattttcagatatcgcacatctgagtgaaatTTCAGTTATTATTTTGTCATGTATGGTCAGTGTTATGCTGCTTTGGCCCACCCTTAGGTCTAAATTGTTTTCCATAGAAGCGTAATTTCCCCATTCCGTAGAGCTTTTAGTGCATGTACCCGATCTATTTCCAGTTGTTGTTGTTTAGATGTAAGCCAGAAAAGTGAGAGATgtgaaaagtgaaaatatttACCCAATCGTTTATGTTCCACTCAACCTGGTTATGAATATTAGTACACATTTCATATCTCTGACTGTTTGTTTTCCTCTTCACATCAAGGTGTGGGTTGTTTTATGGTTTTAATTTGTGTTGTTGTTCCAGCAACAGCAACAACAAGGTCTTCAACAATTGCTTGTAAGTAGATCTGTTAGTGATATTTAGAAGTATCGTAGTCTATCCTTCAAAATAATGAGCTATTATTGGGGAAAAAACACCCCTATATGCTCAGCGACATTATAATGTTGACATACAGAAGAAATAGTTCCTCTTACTCCTCTACAAGTTGTTTTGTAGGTGAGTCTTTCTTTCAACAAGATCTGAATGAAGAGTTTTTTCAAAACATTTATGGGATTCAACCAAAAGCCTTTTGATGATATCGTATTCAAGTtgagggggtgatttttggtaaGACGAtcaattttgatgagttctacctctTGTCATGAAAGAAAGACTTATTTAAATACAGCCTGTATTTAAAGCATGTTATAGTAAAATGTCAACTTTTAATCTTTCAATTCTTCGCTGAAACAGACTTCATCTCTCATTCTTTGCGATGAGAGCTGACTGGTACAAGTCATTTCTGTCTAGTATCACTGTTGAGAGTAATAAAATACCAGAACTGACTTAGCGACCTTGACAGGGGTAGAATTTTAGCCTTTTTCGGGGAATTGGTGTCTGTAGAAAACGACCAGATCGACAAAACCCTATAACCCAACTTTTCTCAGCAACAGATACACGCCCAGCAGCTACCACATGGCGCTCACGGTCCAGCGTTACCAATGGGGCCTCATCCAGGACTACCGGGCATGGGTCCCGCCGGCCTACTAGGATTTGGCGGTGCAGCAGCGCTTGGAGCCAATGTTCCCTCTCTACCCGGAGTGCCTCATAGCTCGTCGTTAGGAGCTGGAGCCCATCCTCTGCTCAAGCCTTCCGACCTACACGCCAGAGACGGGGTGGACAAGAGGCCCAGTTCGAACAACACCGAGGATAGACTGGTAAGGATTCATGGCAGCCTCAAATTGTGGTAGAGGTGATTGTGCTTGCCACCCTGCGATTGTTATTTGAATTACTTGCATGATTGTTCATTTCTTGTTGCTTCAATAAGGACATTATGATTTCAACCTTAAGGCTTTCCcaatcctctccagaggaacattcacttatcccagatatcaaagGGATTAAGCTTTCTTGGAGCCCTTTCCTGTTCTTCGGGCTCATTGTTGTTGGAATTGTCTTGTTATCTTTCAACTGTATCCTCGTTGTTTCCCGAGATTTTCATATTTCGAAATCTTTTcaatgtgcctatctagaagatagACCTTTTAAGTGGGTATTTcattgccaattcttggtgttaAATCTTGACAACAGTATCATGTCTATTCTAGTACCCGTTAACTTCTGGCATCCACCGTTGATGTACTAGATGGTTTCATGATTTtaacagccataacgacagctatcgtccgccacagaggcatccttggcgatataatTCCTTGATCCTGCATGGCAATGATGAAGCCTTCTGTCTCAGGAACacagccttgttcaggaaatattctcgaagtTCTTCAATCTCCTGAGACATACGGTTGGatgaatcaacaattcctcgacCTTCAAGATGCCTGGGCAACTCTGTTCGTTCTGTTTACCTTCTAGTTTAAGATGTTTCGTTAgcatatttttctctgtagggctgctaaatcggttatgatccaagagatgatacccaACGAGTAGCACAGTGCTGAGCGAGCATAGGTATTGATCGCtttgatcagattcttgctgttaaggctaGTTTTCATTATCATCCTTAATCTTCGATTGTACTCTCTCATCTATTATACcttcatctggctctgtttGATCCCTGAATATGTACATTTGTACTAGTTGGTCAGGAGATCAAGTTCTTAATCATTCTAACGagcttttttttcagaattccgTATCACCCGCAGAAAGAGAGAAATATAGACCAAGGTCGTCGCCTGATCCAGAACAAGATGTAAAAAGAAGGAGAGAAGAGAAATTAGGACATGTAAGTTTCAATCGATATTCAAACTGCTCGTACAAactggaaaatttcaaaatttatccTCAATACAAAGTGACCTCCACATGCCTAAATAACTTCTTGGCGTCTTCTTCCCACGCTCCTTTCCAAGTTAGGAAAAATCCTGATCAGTTTGTTGCCAAAGCTGTGGAAGAAGATCTTGGAGCTGTTGAAATCTTTTTGACAGTGATCTGTGCATGTTCTAATTGGTCCCAAGTGAACTCGATTGGATTTTAGTGAGGGGATCTTGGATGTAGATTATCTAAAACCCTGGTTTCTTAAGCTATAATTACCTGGTGAGCTCCATTTGGCTATGCATTATCATTCACGTAAAATTGTGGGACAACCCCATTGATTCTTCATCAATTATTCATGGTTCTTGGAAAATTTTCCTGAAGCCAGATTATCTGTTACCAATCCACGAGCTCCTCCCATCAATTCAGAATGAGAAAGTCTCCTCTGCAGTCTCCAGTTTGCAACCAGAATGAGCAGCATGAAGCGTAATGCCTCCCCAGTGATAAACCAACATTCTCCGTAATTTATCAAGTGCTATTTAGCTCTCGACCACCGAACTAAAACGATTGGCAATGAAATGGATTCATAGATTGAATTAGTGAGTGTACGTTCAAGATCTCACTTATTTCTGACCATCCTCTGAGACGCGAAAAGAATTCTTCGACCCTTACTAATCACAGCCTCTGTTTAGTGAGGTTACATTCCATTGTGACCTTGAGGTCTATCGTGTCTCACATAAGAACTATCCTCCATCTAGATCTGGTCCTCCAGCTCCAGAGTTTCAATGAACTCCAGTCCCAGGGCTTCAAGGAGGCCTGATTCCTTTCGAATTGTGAGGTCATGTCAAAAAGTGAGGAAGAACTCTCTTTGATATACTACTTTCTTCTTATAATTCTCACGTCCAAGACATTCCTAGCGCAAGCTTGCAATGGTGAGGCATTCTGTAACCTCAATGACCAGTGGCCACAATAGTGGCTTTACAGAAACCCTTGATGTAAGGGATATTCCTCCAATAGAGACCTAGTGAAGGATCCAACAGGCTCGAGAGCTGAATCTGATAGATACGGCCCTGGCCTCCCTGGGGAGACGGAGGGGGTGGTTTGTTGTTCACCCCGTCGATGACAAAGTGTCGGCCATGTTTCGCGCGGGATCCCTAACTGATACGGATGAAGTTTAGGGGTTATAAATAAACGACAGTTTTCTCCCTGAGGTGGATGCGCCCCGGACCGGGGTTGCCAATCCCTGGCAGACGCATTATTGCATTATTTTACGAGAGATTTCGGAAATTGAATTATGGGGGGGGGGGTTCAAGCCGAACCCGACTAGAGATGGCGTTATTGTCGGTTCGAGGGATAATAGAGACAGATCTGGATATGGCTTTCGGTTGAGTTTCTTGATGGGGTTGGTCCTGTACTCAACCGCTTCGCCCAATTAAGTTGGTCTCGACGCCTTCGTCTCTGCCGTTCCGATCACGTGGAAACAGTGGCGTACGTCGACAGAACTTCACGTCATCTCCAATAGAAGTCCGATTTCCCTCGCCTCTTGGGAAGAAACAAAACAGCAAGTGTCTGCACTGCGCCCTGTATTCATTATATGATGGAACACCTTCGAGAAAAAAAACATAGAATCAAGTATTATAGATACAACAACATTTTCTTGATTGAAAGAACAATTAATTTAGAGAAAGGAAAGCATAGTGACACTAGAAGTCCTTTAGCAAATTCAAAAAGAGAGGTTTCTACGTGAAAAATTGAGAGAGTAAATCATGAATCAGTTAATACAGTTCTCGAATAGAGACTGACTTCACTCCTCAGCCATTTCTCTTACATTCTGAACCACAAATAGGTGAATGGAGTGAGATATTGAACAGCGATATCTTCATATCGCGTTTAGCGTTTTCCAATAACTTCTCTATCGGCTGTTTACAATAAGACAGTTCTGTGAACAACCTGTAATCAACCCTACACGATTATTTTTTACTTTCACCCAAAAAGTGCCCCAACTTGGGGTTCAAAAGAACGTTCCATTTCCTTGAACAAACCAATACACCTTCTGATACcagaaaatgaatatttcaaacaatCACGTTAATGTTCCTAAGTAAAATCAAATAATGGTTACCATATTGAACCTCATTCTCAACTTAATGATTCATCGTGAATTATTTAGGTATATTTGTTCGGTTATTCCATTCCTTTTAGGTCAATAAGGGGTGGTATTTTCGTAGTGAATcagaaaactttttcattccccTCAAATTACATAGGTTGATTGATACTCGATCAATCCCTCTGTAATCACTGTGTGGTTATGAAACTCATCATGAAGTTTCATCCATAAGTTGTTAAAAAACTCATTGGAATGGAAATCATGTGATTTAATTTCCAGTTTAATGATTTTTGCCCTGAGTTAATATATTGCAATTGTATTTTGAAGTCAGATAaccgaaaattgaaaaactttttattttcagGAAAGCGATGGAGAAAAAAGTGATCAAGACTTAGTAGTGGACGTTGCTAATGAGGTAAATAATCAAACAAATTATTATCGAGCATACATGTAGGTAGTGGTTAATTTTTGGTAGTTATTCTTTATTACCGTTATAGTAGGCCACTAACCCCATGATACTACCTTCGAGAAAATTCTGTAATATTCTATAGTTGCTTTTCTATATAATTCCAAAAACTGCTCGCAAGAttatataaattatataaaGGTGATTTCGAACATCTcataaacagtgtcagatatctgaaagtttgatAAAAAATTAGGGGATTTCCTAGACAAACAGCCTAGCCTTGTcccaaaaattatttcttggtCTATTCAGAAAGGCAAAACGCCACTCGTCACTGATTcacgaatatttcatatgatTTTTCATTCGCGAGCCTAGACACCTACCAACTTTGCCCTATTGATAATACTCCTCTAAGCTGTGGTACCAACGTAAACATTCCACACTTAAATTTGAAATCTCCCGGATAGCATACACTATTTCTGACGCACCTATTAGTAAATGCCATTTCAAGCATAACCACACATCCTTTGCCTCAGAACTCACTTAAAAAATCCAATTTCACCGTATTTCCTAGCGCGATTTGTAGGTTATGTGCACTATCAAGCAGTGATACCACCATAACCGGCTTTCATTCATTCTCGACAAGATCGGTTCACCGAAATGAACGTAAAATACAAAGGTTCGCATATTCCTCATCCAGAATGACCAACCTTTCAGGAAACCTCGCCTCACACAAATGGTGACCACGCAGCCCTTAGTAATTCTGCGTCAGATATAAGAGAAAACGGCAGCACCAATGGAGATAAAGTTAAAATCGAAAGACCGCCAAGTAGAAGTGGATCTTCTTCTTCAAGGAGCACTCCTTCTCTCAAAGTCAAAGATGTAAGTAATGGGCTGCATGGAGTGTGTATGTGTGGTACATTTGGAGGAGAGTTTATATACAGTTATCTTGGGCAATAACACTGTCACTCACTACTTTCTACTTCCTTCTTCTACTTCTATACGGTTTATCTCACGTACGACAAGTTCATTGAAGAACACGCATGAATAAATCAATCAATAACCATTTCACTACATCCTAACACTTATGAACTCACAAGAAAAAGTCCAGTGGTGTAAAAACTGCAAATCTTCTGGGCCATTCAACAGTACTGCTTCAAGTATAATTCAATAACGCCATTTTTGGATCAAAATGTGGTGACACGTAATGGCCATCAAGATCCCTGGATTCAAAACCATTGGGCTTTTTCTCAGGTCATTTGGAAAGTGTTGTCCTTCGCCGAAGAATTATCGTAGCTTGTTGAAAAACGATTTTATCAGTGTTTGGAAGTGAATGGCATGGAATTTTAACATCTTATTGATTGTGGGGATGTCATAACCTCCCAGACTATGTACTGGATTTTTCTGGGTACCAATTTGGATGCAGTACCTTCAGCTGACTCAGGAATTTTGAATGAGTCTACGTCTCGCTCCAAAATcaatcatcagaagtgtcagatAAGCCTCTGAACACAAAAGCTATATTCATTTTGACGAGACATGACAGCAGATATCTTTACATATCTTATTAGCTCCATTAGGAACATTATCCTGATCTGAAAATGTTTTCGAGCAATGGTACTGACGTTACGATGCAGGCCTGATAAAAATATCGTTCGATACACAATACAAGTGCCTTCCAAGCCCTGCAAGCACTTGgttcattgaaaattattagGAAATTGTTAGAAATGTAAAAAGTAGCTTTGCCCATAATGTAGGTGGAGGGTTCTCCAAAAAGgactatatttttgaaatgtcgTGGCAGCCCTATTTTGACTGCTAGAAACGTCAAACTGTCAATTTGACAGCTTTCGATCACTCTTTGTGAGTATGGGGCGTTTCTGATTGACGTCATATTGAGGGGCAAACAAACCATCTGTGATCTGAAACCTTTTTATTTGTACAGTTTCAAATCACCACTTAGGGATAAATAATAACCACTGAACGATTAGAATATCGACAAAACCCAACACTTGTGTGTCCCTCACTCAAATTGACGGTCCTGTCAAAGTCAGCTGATGCAAAGTCGAGGTCGTTGGTCTATACCCAACCTAATCTCGAACTAGTCACTCGAGTCATCGAAAACTCAAGGAATTTCATCTTGTAAACCAAGCCGAGAtcaagatttcaaaaatgtgtATTCGACCAAAAATTATCTCAAGTTGTTGATGAAGGAAAAGTTTTGTTTTCCTCTCAAACATTTCGTATAACTTCTACAACTTCCAAAAAATATCGTCCTCCATGGAAAATCATCAGTTTTGTCCAATTGGCCTCATTCACCCATTGAATCATGCCGCCATTTTCCAGGAAAAACCCATGACCCCTGGTTCGAAACCGCGTTCCACAACGCCAAACCTTGTCGGGCCCGGTCAGGGACCAGTGACGCCCAAGATGGGTCCCAGCCAATACCCGCCCTACCCCATGGGAGTGAGGGCGCCCGAACACATGGGCGGCCCTTACAACAACGTAGTTCCTGCAGGTTACGGCCGTCCGCCCATGGCGTACGACGCCCATCCGCACACCAGAGCCCCAGCGATCACCAACGGCCTTGGAAGTATGGCTGGCGGCAAACCGTAAGTGGAACTTCAATTTGTTCACTAGTTAACCTCCAGTAGTCGAGATCTGGCGCTTATTTGAGCTCTCCAGTACCGCATAACTCAATCAATCGTTATACtgtactgatgagctcaaaaacCGACGGAACCGCCACTACTTTTGAGCTTAAGCTTCATTCGCTTGTTTCCAGGGCCTACTCCTTCCACATGAACGGCGAGGGACAGCTGCAACCAGTCCCATTTCCTGCTGACGCCTTACTAGGACCGGGAATTCCTAGGCACGCGAGGCAGATCAACACCCTGAACCACGGCGAGGTCGTGTGCGCCGTTACCATCTCGAATCCTACGAAATATGTATATACAGGTGGAAAGGGATGCGTGAAGGTCTGGGACATCAGTCAGCCGGCTTCGAAGAGTCCCGTGTCGCAATTGGATTGCTTGGTAGGTTTTCTCCATATTCAAAAGGTCGCTTTTTCCGAAAAATGAACGGAAACGTAGATGGCGCTGGCGTCGAAGTATCGCTAGGAGAAACTACGATGTTTATTTCGGTTatagtgggagcgcccaccaaagtagcgtagcgcTGACCGCTGACATGGCACacacatgacaaaggcgatgcataatttttagaTATGAACTGAGAACGACATATTTCAAGCAACTgacactcagatgtgcgatatctgaaaattatgcatcgcctttgtcatgtgtgtgccatgtcagtggtcagtgctacgctactttggtgggcgcacCCCCATAATCGTTAGCTATCGACAAGATTGTTTATATTAAATATTGTGCAACATTTTTATAGCCCATTCACTTTCACAAGGGCGGTCGaatcatttttggattttaaatcagcTCTTACATAAAAGTCGTAGTAATCATAGTCCATCCACTATTATTAAAGCAGTCGGTTGACCTTGTAAAGTTGGCACATCCCACTGTGTAGTACGAAAATGTTAGGTTATaaagcttgtcaaaatatttgcttcggaaaataaatgaattcgaaagtatgtgatgaacataaacGTTTATATGAGCTGAATGAAGGGATTCCTTATCTGGTTTTTTGCGTGGAAAGTACAACACATCAGTGTTTAATTacctatatttatttttgctatgaaagaaattcaaattattgacacataatatgcagatgCTTGAGAATAGTTAATGTTGGTTGAAGACGTTCATCCAAACAAtcatattttaaaaattttcactAGGGAGTTATTTTGGCTCTTGTTCAGATAAAATTTTGCATTCGTCCCCCATTTTGTATTTATAATCCACGGATTTCAGTTTTGAAAAGTATTAGTCCCATGTTATACCCCAAATTATCTTTTGCACGCAATGTGTTAGTACCGAAATgttaattttttaaataataattCGAAATTTCTCGTTgaagatattttatgaaaataaaatccCCGACTGCATCTTTTTggttctcccaatagaaggaaattctttgtcatcctcttcactcACAATCTTCccgaaatataagtcgttctaaattaaaattcaaaacagaAATCGCTGATATTTTTTCTTCGCGTCGTTTTGACATTAACTTCATCCCATGTGTGCCAACCTTAATCCGTTCTGGTTATAAAACATAAGAAAATTattctatggccaaccgactccttttatgaaagtgaatgaactGTAATGCATAAATGGCAGcatgagaaataaataaataaacagatGAATAAATAGTTTGCTTCCAACAGGGCAAGcccaattaaagaaaaaaaattaaagaaaaaaagaataatTCTACAAAATTGACATTAACATGGAAAAAATctgataataattgaaaaaaacaacAACAAGCATCAACAAAATCAAGCAGAGACTGCTCTGTATCGGCCATGGACATAGAAAATAGACTGGGCATTCCCTAATCAGCTTTACAGTAAATATGGCAGTCAAAAGAGACAACCCAAA
The window above is part of the Coccinella septempunctata chromosome 8, icCocSept1.1, whole genome shotgun sequence genome. Proteins encoded here:
- the LOC123318776 gene encoding protein groucho isoform X3, whose translation is MVKCGKGPPPQGGQIKFTIADTLERIKEEFNFLQAQYHTLKLECEKLASEKTEMQRHYVMYYEMSYGLNVEMHKQTEIAKRLNAIIAQVLPFLAQEHQQSVASAVERAKQVTMTELNAIIGQQQQQGLQQLLQQIHAQQLPHGAHGPALPMGPHPGLPGMGPAGLLGFGGAAALGANVPSLPGVPHSSSLGAGAHPLLKPSDLHARDGVDKRPSSNNTEDRLNSVSPAEREKYRPRSSPDPEQDVKRRREEKLGHESDGEKSDQDLVVDVANEETSPHTNGDHAALSNSASDIRENGSTNGDKVKIERPPSRSGSSSSRSTPSLKVKDEKPMTPGSKPRSTTPNLVGPGQGPVTPKMGPSQYPPYPMGVRAPEHMGGPYNNVVPAGYGRPPMAYDAHPHTRAPAITNGLGSMAGGKPAYSFHMNGEGQLQPVPFPADALLGPGIPRHARQINTLNHGEVVCAVTISNPTKYVYTGGKGCVKVWDISQPASKSPVSQLDCLQRDNYIRSVKLLPDGRTLIVGGEASNLSIWDLASPTPRIKAELTSSAPACYALAISPDSKVCFSCCSDGNIAVWDLQNQTLVRQFQGHTDGASCIDISSDGTKLWTGGLDNTVRSWDLREGKQLQQHDFSSQIFSLGYCPMGGEWLAVGMENSHVEVLHANKPDKYQLHLHESCVLSLKFAACGKWFVSTGKDNLLNAWRTPYGASIFQSKESSSVLSCDISSDDKYIVTGSGDKKATVYEVIY
- the LOC123318776 gene encoding protein groucho isoform X2; its protein translation is MIANYGEMREGWYQGPPPQGGQIKFTIADTLERIKEEFNFLQAQYHTLKLECEKLASEKTEMQRHYVMYYEMSYGLNVEMHKQTEIAKRLNAIIAQVLPFLAQEHQQSVASAVERAKQVTMTELNAIIGQQQQQGLQQLLIHAQQLPHGAHGPALPMGPHPGLPGMGPAGLLGFGGAAALGANVPSLPGVPHSSSLGAGAHPLLKPSDLHARDGVDKRPSSNNTEDRLNSVSPAEREKYRPRSSPDPEQDVKRRREEKLGHESDGEKSDQDLVVDVANEETSPHTNGDHAALSNSASDIRENGSTNGDKVKIERPPSRSGSSSSRSTPSLKVKDEKPMTPGSKPRSTTPNLVGPGQGPVTPKMGPSQYPPYPMGVRAPEHMGGPYNNVVPAGYGRPPMAYDAHPHTRAPAITNGLGSMAGGKPAYSFHMNGEGQLQPVPFPADALLGPGIPRHARQINTLNHGEVVCAVTISNPTKYVYTGGKGCVKVWDISQPASKSPVSQLDCLQRDNYIRSVKLLPDGRTLIVGGEASNLSIWDLASPTPRIKAELTSSAPACYALAISPDSKVCFSCCSDGNIAVWDLQNQTLVRQFQGHTDGASCIDISSDGTKLWTGGLDNTVRSWDLREGKQLQQHDFSSQIFSLGYCPMGGEWLAVGMENSHVEVLHANKPDKYQLHLHESCVLSLKFAACGKWFVSTGKDNLLNAWRTPYGASIFQSKESSSVLSCDISSDDKYIVTGSGDKKATVYEVIY